A stretch of Corvus hawaiiensis isolate bCorHaw1 chromosome 8, bCorHaw1.pri.cur, whole genome shotgun sequence DNA encodes these proteins:
- the BMPR1A gene encoding bone morphogenetic protein receptor type-1A — protein sequence MTRLRVHEQLLGAYLLIILHVQGQKLDSMLHGTGMKTNSDQKKQANGVTLAPEDTLPFLKCYCSGHCPDDAINNTCITNGHCFAIIEEDEHGEPTLASGCMKYEGSDFQCKDSPKAQLRRTIECCRTDFCNQDLQPTLPPLDSTDGLFDGSIRWMAVLISMAVCIIVMVILFSCFCYKHYCKSMAKRHCYNRDLEQDEAFIPAGESLKDLIDQSQSSGSGSGLPLLVQRTIAKQIQMVRQVGKGRYGEVWMGKWRGEKVAVKVFFTTEEASWFRETEIYQTVLMRHENILGFIAADIKGTGSWTQLYLITDYHENGSLYDFLKCTTLDNRALLKLAYSAACGLCHLHTEIYGTQGKPAIAHRDLKSKNILIKKNGTCCIADLGLAVKFNSDTNEVDVPLNTRVGTKRYMAPEVLDESLNKNHFQPYIMADIYSFGLIIWEMARRCVTGGIVEEYQLPYYDMVPNDPSYEDMREVVCVKRLRPVVSNRWNSDECLRAILKLMSECWAHNPASRLTALRIKKTLAKMVESQDVKI from the exons ATGACTCGATTGAGAGTTCATGAGCAATTGCTTGGAGCCTATCTGCTTATCATTCTCCATGTTCAAG GTCAAAAGCTAGACAGCATGCTTCATGGTACAGGAATGAAGACAAATTCTGAccaaaagaaacaagcaaatggAGTAACACTTGCTCCAGAGGACACCTTACCTTTTCTTAAGTGCTACTGCTCAGGACATTGTCCAGATGATGCTATTAACAACACATGCAT AACTAATGGGCATTGCTTTGCTATCATTGAGGAGGATGAACATGGAGAGCCCACGCTTGCTTCTGGGTGCATGAAGTATGAAGGTTCAGACTTCCAGTGCAAG GACTCGCCTAAAGCACAGTTACGTCGAACGATTGAGTGCTGTCGTACGGATTTCTGCAATCAGGATTTGCAACCAACATTACCACCTCTTGATAGTACAG ATGGACTTTTTGATGGCAGCATTCGTTGGATGGCAGTGTTGATTTCTATGGCAGTCTGCATAATTGTCATGGTCATCTTATTTAGCTGCTTTTGTTACAA GCATTACTGTAAGTCGATGGCAAAGAGGCACTGTTACAATCGTGACCTGGAACAAGATGAAGCATTTATTCCAGCTGGGGAGTCATTAAAAGACCTTATTGACCAGTCACAGAGTTCTGGGAGTGGATCAGGACTGCCACTGTTG GTTCAGCGCACTATTGCCAAACAAATTCAGATGGTGAGGCAAGTTGGAAAAGGACGGTATGGTGAAGTGTGGATGGGCAAATGGAGGGGTGAAAAAGTGGCTGTCAAAGTGTTTTTCACCACAGAAGAAGCCAGCTGGTTCCGAGAAACAGAGATTTACCAAACTGTCCTCATGCGACATGAAAACATCCTTG GTTTCATAGCAGCAGATATTAAAGGCACTGGCTCCTGGACACAGCTTTACTTGATCACGGATTATCACGAAAACGGATCATTGTATGATTTTCTGAAATGCACTACCCTGGACAACAGGGCTCTGCTCAAACTGGCCTATTCTGCTGCGTGTGGCCTGTGCCACCTGCACACGGAAATCTACGGGACACAAGGCAAGCCTGCGATTGCACACAGGGACCTGAAGAGTAAAAACATCTTGATAAAGAAAAACGGAACCTGCTGCATTGCAGACTTGGGTCTTGCAGTCAAGTTCAACAG TGACACAAATGAAGTTGACGTTCCCTTGAACACGAGAGTGGGAACAAAACGTTACATGGCTCCGGAGGTCCTGGATGAGAGCCTGAATAAAAACCATTTCCAGCCGTACATCATGGCTGACATCTACAGTTTTGGGCTGATCATTTGGGAAATGGCTCGGCGCTGTGTCACAGGAG GTATTGTTGAAGAGTATCAGTTGCCATATTATGACATGGTGCCAAATGATCCATCCTATGAGGACATGAGAGAAGTGGTGTGTGTCAAACGCCTACGCCCAGTGGTATCGAACAGATGGAACAGTGATGAA tgtTTAAGAGCAATATTGAAGTTGATGTCTGAGTGCTGGGCTCATAATCCTGCCTCAAGGCTCACTGCCTTGAGGATCAAGAAGACGCTTGCCAAGATGGTGGAATCACAAGACGTAAAGATTTGA